One genomic window of Quercus lobata isolate SW786 chromosome 9, ValleyOak3.0 Primary Assembly, whole genome shotgun sequence includes the following:
- the LOC115960427 gene encoding 30S ribosomal protein S9, mitochondrial isoform X1: MLSRLLPKPSHLRRLTLISPKPHSHSQTPQIPNPNFIPKFFFSSNNNGKDPPSSTSWNLSHESDSKFDQFFAQDSPAGNDDVDSWLKSSEAIGAKSGEDVENRPWNLVDEDKDDVFGLKEEEVGVRELGDTAGESSVSSTSGGGGGDDVEREKRAALMLEREKQELTAVLKGPNRAFGDLIAASGITDEMLDSLIALKDLEGIEGLPPLSEIEEMRYEKNTRKSSRAEIERQKQEEVAKARVRQVDEKGRAYGTGRRKCSIARVFLQPGDGKFVVNDKEFDVYFPMLDHRAALLRPFSETKTLGLWDVNCTVKGGGVSGQVGAIRLGISRALQNWEPDLRPALRDAGFLTRDSRVVERKKPGKAKARKSFQWVKR; the protein is encoded by the exons ATGCTCTCTCGTCTCCTTCCTAAACCCTCGCATCTCCGTCGTCTAACCCTAATTTCCCCAAAACCACATTCACATTCCCAAACCCCACAAATCCCGAACCCCAATTTCATtcccaaattcttcttctcctccaacAACAATGGCAAGGACCCACCTTCATCGACTTCATGGAACCTTTCTCACGAGAGCGACTCGAAATTCGACCAGTTCTTCGCCCAGGACTCTCCGGCCGGAAACGACGACGTGGACTCGTGGCTGAAATCGAGCGAGGCGATCGGAGCGAAGAGCGGCGAGGATGTGGAGAACAGGCCCTGGAACCTTGTGGACGAGGACAAGGACGACGTGTTCGGAttgaaggaggaggaggtgggTGTACGGGAGCTCGGCGATACCGCGGGTGAGAGTAGTGTTAGCAGtactagtggtggtggtggtggtgatgatgtggagagagagaagagagcgGCATTGATgctggagagagagaaacaagaGCTCACTGCTGTACTGAAAG GTCCAAATCGTGCATTTGGTGATCTTATTGCTGCATCTGGAATCACAGATGAAATGCTGGACAGTTTGATTGCCCTCAAGGACTTAGAAGGGATTGAGGGATTACCTCCTCTAAGTGAAATAGAGGAAATGCGATAtgagaaaaatacaagaaaatccTCAAGAGCCGAAATAGAGCGCCAGAAACAGGAGGAAGTTGCCAAAGCAAGAGTGAGACAAGTAGATGAGAAGGGAAGAGCTTATGGAACAGGGAGGAGAAAATGCAGTATAGCCCGTGTCTTTCTTCAACCTGGTGATGGAAAATTCGTAGTTAATGATAAAGAATTTGATGTCTATTTTCCCATGCTTGATCATCGTGCTGCACTCCTGCGACCTTTTTCAGAGACAAAGACTTTGGGCCTTTGGGATGTCAACTGTACTGTGAAAGGAGGTGGTGTCTCAG GTCAAGTCGGAGCTATTCGGTTGGGGATCAGCAGGGCCTTGCAAAATTGGGAACCAGATCTACGTCCCGCACTCAGAGATG CTGGTTTCTTGACAAGGGACTCACGTGTGGTGGAAAGGAAAAAGCCGGGCAAAGCTAAAGCAAGAAAGAGCTTTCAATGGGTCAAGCGTTAA
- the LOC115960427 gene encoding 30S ribosomal protein S9, mitochondrial isoform X2 translates to MLSRLLPKPSHLRRLTLISPKPHSHSQTPQIPNPNFIPKFFFSSNNNGKDPPSSTSWNLSHESDSKFDQFFAQDSPAGNDDVDSWLKSSEAIGAKSGEDVENRPWNLVDEDKDDVFGLKEEEVGVRELGDTAGESSVSSTSGGGGGDDVEREKRAALMLEREKQELTAVLKGPNRAFGDLIAASGITDEMLDSLIALKDLEGIEGLPPLSEIEEMRYEKNTRKSSRAEIERQKQEEVAKARVRQVDEKGRAYGTGRRKCSIARVFLQPGDGKFVVNDKEFDVYFPMLDHRAALLRPFSETKTLGLWDVNCTVKGGGVSGELSVCS, encoded by the exons ATGCTCTCTCGTCTCCTTCCTAAACCCTCGCATCTCCGTCGTCTAACCCTAATTTCCCCAAAACCACATTCACATTCCCAAACCCCACAAATCCCGAACCCCAATTTCATtcccaaattcttcttctcctccaacAACAATGGCAAGGACCCACCTTCATCGACTTCATGGAACCTTTCTCACGAGAGCGACTCGAAATTCGACCAGTTCTTCGCCCAGGACTCTCCGGCCGGAAACGACGACGTGGACTCGTGGCTGAAATCGAGCGAGGCGATCGGAGCGAAGAGCGGCGAGGATGTGGAGAACAGGCCCTGGAACCTTGTGGACGAGGACAAGGACGACGTGTTCGGAttgaaggaggaggaggtgggTGTACGGGAGCTCGGCGATACCGCGGGTGAGAGTAGTGTTAGCAGtactagtggtggtggtggtggtgatgatgtggagagagagaagagagcgGCATTGATgctggagagagagaaacaagaGCTCACTGCTGTACTGAAAG GTCCAAATCGTGCATTTGGTGATCTTATTGCTGCATCTGGAATCACAGATGAAATGCTGGACAGTTTGATTGCCCTCAAGGACTTAGAAGGGATTGAGGGATTACCTCCTCTAAGTGAAATAGAGGAAATGCGATAtgagaaaaatacaagaaaatccTCAAGAGCCGAAATAGAGCGCCAGAAACAGGAGGAAGTTGCCAAAGCAAGAGTGAGACAAGTAGATGAGAAGGGAAGAGCTTATGGAACAGGGAGGAGAAAATGCAGTATAGCCCGTGTCTTTCTTCAACCTGGTGATGGAAAATTCGTAGTTAATGATAAAGAATTTGATGTCTATTTTCCCATGCTTGATCATCGTGCTGCACTCCTGCGACCTTTTTCAGAGACAAAGACTTTGGGCCTTTGGGATGTCAACTGTACTGTGAAAGGAGGTGGTGTCTCAGGTGAGTTAAGTGTTTGTAGCTAA